A single window of Aquarana catesbeiana isolate 2022-GZ linkage group LG10, ASM4218655v1, whole genome shotgun sequence DNA harbors:
- the LOC141110532 gene encoding interferon-gamma-inducible GTPase 10-like yields the protein MDSSTTKQLEKEVTEAPKRGDTAGAFEEVKKCLSDVENTPLNVAITGESGSGKSTFINALRGLGDEDEESAQTGVVETTMEPTPYPHPKNKSVTYWDLPGTGTPNFKASEYLNKVQFQRYDFFIIIASERFKENHILLAEEIQKMKKKFYFVRSKIDRDLRESQERRPKTFNKKELLDKIRQDCFNPLKVNINNIKSDSVFLVSSFQPEKFDFSRLLKTFEDELPSHQRYVYLRALPNISSQAIQMKKQALESVIPWVAVQAAAASIVPGLSDANEILSLSYHIQGYIECFGLDKKSLSNLEERSGRSDLKHLMKSPFVIHEITYNLVSGELKERNGATYMIAKRFFSLFPLLSALVSGPMSGAACGDLLYYALNGIAEDAKVAPEAAFGCSE from the coding sequence ATGGATTCTTCTACCACAAAACAACTTGAAAAGGAGGTAACAGAAGCCCCAAAAAGAGGAGATACAGCTGGAGCCTTTGAAGAAGTCAAGAAATGTTTGAGTGACGTGGAAAATACCCCCCTGAACGTCGCAATTACTGGAGAATCGGGGTCAGGAAAGTCCACATTTATCAACGCCCTCCGTGGTCTTGGTGATGAAGATGAAGAATCTGCTCAGACCGGTGTGGTGGAGACCACTATGGAGCCAACTCCTTATCCCCATCCAAAGAATAAGAGCGTAACCTATTGGGATCTTCCTGGAACAGGAACTCCTAATTTTAAAGCCAGTGAATATCTGAATAAAGTTCAGTTTCAGCGGTATGACTTTTTTATTATAATTGCATCTGAAAGATTCAAAGAGAATCACATATTGCTGGCTGAGGAGATCCAAAAAATGAAGAAGAAGTTTTACTTTGTGAGATCAAAAATTGACCGAGACTTACGTGAAAGCCAAGAACGTAGAcctaaaactttcaataaaaaagaGTTATTAGATAAGATCAGGCAGGATTGTTTTAATCCTCTCAAAGTTAATATAAACAATATTAAAAGTGATTCTGTCTTTCTTGTATCTTCTTTCCAGCCTGAGAAATTTGATTTCTCTCGTTTGCTGAAAACCTTCGAGGACGAGCTTCCAAGTCACCAGCGTTATGTTTATTTACGAGCCCTGCCTAACATTTCCTCTCAGGCAATACAAATGAAAAAGCAAGCTCTAGAAAGTGTAATTCCTTGGGTCGCTGTGCAAGCCGCTGCAGCATCAATTGTCCCTGGGTTATCGGATGCCAATGAGATTTTATCCTTATCTTACCACATTCAGGGATATATAGAATGTTTTGGTCTTGATAAGAAATCTTTGAGCAACTTGGAGGAAAGGTCTGGTAGAAGTGATCTGAAACATTTAATGAAATCCCCATTTGTGATTCATGAGATCACTTATAATCTTGTGAGTGGAGAGCTAAAGGAAAGGAATGGTGCTACTTATATGATCGCTAAAAGATTTTTCAGCTTGTTTCCATTACTAAGTGCTCTTGTGTCTGGTCCCATGTCTGGAGCCGCTTGTGGTGACCTTCTGTACTATGCCCTGAATGGGATTGCAGAAGATGCAAAAGTTGCTCCTGAAGCTGCTTTTGGCTGTTCAGAATAA